The DNA sequence TGTAACTGGAGCCAACATAATAGTTGGTGCCGGCGTTCGTCCGGAAGGTGCCATCCTGGACAGTCCAATCGGGTCCCGTCGGATAAATCGGAACGGCCGGGGCAACCGGTGCGGGCGGCGGTTTCGGTACGTATTTCATGAAAGCGACTGCCGTGTTCCCCGGCGCTGCCGCATCTTTTTGGACCAATTGCATCTGGACGGCGCTGACGTCATAGTCGTATCCTTGCGTTCCGGCTGTTTCGCCATTCTTGGCCCAATCCAACCAACCCACTCCCGGCACATGGACCTGATAATAAATATCATAGTGCGCAGCCAGTTCATCCGTCAACTGCATTTCGATACGCTCGATGAGTTGCCCTGTTCCTGGCAGTCCGGCTTCCAATCCGTCCTGTGTCCATTCAAGCCAACCGTTTTCACTTGTGGCGGCACGGTAGGAGACCGATCCAGGATAAGGTTGGGAATCCAATTTCGCCTGCAAGCCCTCCAGCGATTGCGAGGAATCAGGGGATCCGCTTTGCGCCGGATTGAGGACAGGCTCCTGCCAGCCCGAATCCGTCAAATAGCTACCGTAGGACAAAACAGGTTCGATGCGTTCGATGAAGTTCTGCTCACGCTTGCCTAAAAAAATCTGTTCCTTGTTCATCAGAACGATTTCAACTCCTTCAATCGGATAGCGGAAACCGGCCGTTCCGGCTGTTTCACCATTTCCGGCCCAATCCAGCCAACCGAAGCGGCTCGTTTGTACCCGGTAATAAAGATCGTATTGAGCTGCCAAAGCACCCGTCAATTTGAATTGCACGGCCTCGATCGCTTCACCTGCCCCTGTCGTTCCGGATATTTCGCCGTTTTTGGCATAGCCTGACCAACCGCTGTCCTGACGATAAGTCCGATAAGAAACGCTGCCTGCTTGAGATAAATTGGTCAAGCGCACCTGGATGGCTTCGAGCGGTAAAGCCGCCCCGCCGCTGATTGCGCCTTCCTGGACTTCGGGATGCCAACCGCTGTCCTGTAAGTAAGTCGTATAAACTAATTCAGCATTGCCGGCCGCTGGCGTTGAAGGCTGGCTATCCAGTCTCCATGATAGGGCAGCAACACTTCTTGTCTGTTGTGTGACATGATCCCTGCCGGTTTCGGCAAGCGTTCCATCCAGATTTAGGTAGGCTGGATCGTAAAGCTCCAGCAAACTTTGTTGGACAACTGCAACGTTCTCCAACGAATATGCTGGAGCTGCGATGCGGGCAGGGGCTAATCCGGCAACAATGAACAACCCCAACAGAATAAACAAAATGTTCCTTCTCATGATAATCCCTCCCGGCAGGACCGTAAGCGACAAGAATTGGAGCGTCCATTCGTAACCGCTCTCTTTCCTCCATTATACCAAACAATACCCCGTTAAAAAAAACACAAGCGGGCCAAAGACCCGGATAACTGCAAAAAGTTCAGGGACGCTTCAAAAATGAAGTATCCCCAAACTTATTCTAAGTCATTCTACTGTTCTCTTTTCCGGAAAGCCAGTACCATCCCGATCTGAAAATAGCTGTAGTCGTCCCCCAATTTTTCCTTGAGGGGTTTCAGGTGCTGATCCTCTGATTCCTCGATTGCTCTGGCGATGGCCTCCGCCTGCTCATCCGTGACAAAATCCGTCAAACGCATTTCGTATGCTGACAACTCGGCCAAATGGCGGAAATGGTTTTCGATGGTCATCCGTGCAAGTCCTCTGATGGCGATGATCTCTTCGACCGTTTTGCCTTCTTGATACAGACGATAGGTTTCCTCAAAAGTAGTGCCGGCGTAATTTTTCTGCGCCGGTTTCGGGCGTTTTTCCGCGGTTTCCGGATTGCCTTCCTGCTCTTTCTGTTCCAGCCGTTTCTGCTGCAGAATCGATTCGGCATCAGGAAACTCCTTCAGATAATCGGAAATGACACCCATGAACACTTCTCCGTAGCGCTCCAGCTTCGTTTCGCCTACCCCTGACAAACGAAGGAAGCCGTCAGCATCAGTCGGAAAGTTGCGGGCCATCTCATGCAGCGTGCTGTCCGAAAAGACGATATAGGAAGGAATCCC is a window from the Trichococcus shcherbakoviae genome containing:
- a CDS encoding L,D-transpeptidase family protein — encoded protein: MRRNILFILLGLFIVAGLAPARIAAPAYSLENVAVVQQSLLELYDPAYLNLDGTLAETGRDHVTQQTRSVAALSWRLDSQPSTPAAGNAELVYTTYLQDSGWHPEVQEGAISGGAALPLEAIQVRLTNLSQAGSVSYRTYRQDSGWSGYAKNGEISGTTGAGEAIEAVQFKLTGALAAQYDLYYRVQTSRFGWLDWAGNGETAGTAGFRYPIEGVEIVLMNKEQIFLGKREQNFIERIEPVLSYGSYLTDSGWQEPVLNPAQSGSPDSSQSLEGLQAKLDSQPYPGSVSYRAATSENGWLEWTQDGLEAGLPGTGQLIERIEMQLTDELAAHYDIYYQVHVPGVGWLDWAKNGETAGTQGYDYDVSAVQMQLVQKDAAAPGNTAVAFMKYVPKPPPAPVAPAVPIYPTGPDWTVQDGTFRTNAGTNYYVGSSYIIISIAYQRVWAYIGNQQIVNAPVITGRPSMPTPRGLFAIQPYKESPSVLIGEDYESPVQYWIPFLGNAYGLHDASWQTQGFGGDLYLYWGSHGCVNTPYYAVQTLYNTYSVGTPVVVY